The Onthophagus taurus isolate NC unplaced genomic scaffold, IU_Otau_3.0 ScKx7SY_14, whole genome shotgun sequence genome includes a region encoding these proteins:
- the LOC139432300 gene encoding uncharacterized protein: protein MTATGETSDFNPIFERQTDLLTVISRIVENLKRLGKAKWTRGVIQSRIERLENCWHEFDENHRTINTHKSDYTQTVYFTEDLYSQCEDSYLNAKSYLIDCLAPFLSSASSAGSERSARRSNLNAEPVIERVASPIPEMRAYNTRSRLPQIQLPTFDGKYSNWSQFRDLFVSLINNNSDLSNVEKFHYLKLSLINEPAQLVKNIIVNNDNYARAWNLLIEQYENRRELVDSQVTNFLSIRPVKNESAAELKRLVAEIKESLGALDALGCPVGYWDNLTTHLITRKLDVETVKIWEQSISHYRDPCTYDELVDFLTNRVHTLEAIEKHPGSKKVVANANPFKNLNVKAHNISSASKGCSLCGAAHYIAACSAFLSKTPVQRAEYVTSHRLCFNCLGNHYLNKCRVSKRCHYCQNLHHTSLHDSPPVARSSSSKSRTNDSSTKSSNPNQPAIPSTSQTQNSPSSHLLNLFHINTPVLLATAIVRIVSPQGDYVMARALIDQGSEVSLIAESLVQQLRLSRRPANIPIAGIGSQRFSVSNGIVSIKLFSRVNPFLSFSEEALILPKLTSYLPQKQLPQLPNDFIGLPFADPDLSSPKKIELILGIKLYTKIMQSELRLSDDGNLLAQKTALGWILSGVVDNSSPTINSNPYGFQLSIDREFVDLIQKFWKIEEETITTLYLSPEDHKCEKHFDQTYTRTNSGHFVVRLPFRRDHKDLGTSYSIAVKTFLRSELRFARDETFKRRYSDFMQEYLSLNHMRPITENLKLPHYYLPHHGIVRESSETTKLRVVFNGSQQTSTGISLNDCLYTGPKLQNELIDVLLRWRRHCVVFVCDLEKMYRQILVHEHDQRFQQIIWRENPDNGLQSYALTTVTYGLSCAPYLAIRCLHVLAEEHRKTLPVGCSVLLKDTYVDDIISGSDTIDEVQELIFQLNRVLMAGGFTARKWVSNNPDALFHLSPDLLSKSGIFNVENNDSPRALGLSWNNKTDEFIFHFEHLESDVPITTKRGVLSFIARMFDPLGWLSPVIVIAKIIMQEIWTRNIGWDDSLPLDLQHQWNAFLNDFNSLLTIRVPRWIGISGSCVSVELHGFADASFSAFGAVVYVRVLRGDEVRVSVLISKSKVAPLKRVTIPRLELCAALLLARLVKRVRSTLECVDVPIHLWSDSTVALSWICSHPSRWKDFVRNRVVEIQELNPVQWRYVPTKDNPADLVSRGVPAGRLQGATLWWSGPEWLQLPSFRWLSLRPVPDDDANVEGRPLPTSNNIISSATGWDLKERFSSLNKLLRVTAWCMPTSAMHLELATDYTTAGFLAAYKRFSGRRGIAECIYSDCGTNLIGADRELRRMFSAASREWREIAHLLSGDGTRWKFNPPGAPHFGGKWEAGVKSVKGHLRKVVGSSILTFEEFNTVLIQIEAVLNSRPLCPISDDPNNFDVLTPAHFLIGSSLTVVAEPSVFNEKISRLSRWQLLRHMIEDFWSKWGKIYLQSIHNGTKWFEQKNLPQVGRLVLIRDERLPPAKWSLGRITEIHTGPDSHARVATLKTATTILTRPFAKLSVLPNCETLQ, encoded by the exons atGACTGCCACTGGTGAAACTAGCGATTTTAATCCAATTTTTGAGCGACAGACGGACCTTTTAACGGTAATTTCGCGGATCGTTGAGAATTTAAAGAGATTAGGGAAAGCAAAATGGACGCGGGGCGTAATTCAAAGTCGTATCGAACGTCTCGAAAATTGTTGGCACGAGTTCGATGAAAACCATCGGACAATTAATACTCATAAAAGTGATTATACTCAAACTGTTTATTTCACCGAAGATTTATACTCTCAATGCGAAGATTCGTATTTAAATGCAAAATCTTATCTTATAGACTGTTTGGCTCCGTTTTTGAGTTCAGCTTCCAGTGCCGGTTCCGAAAGAAGCGCTCGTCGATCCAATCTTAACGCGGAACCTGTTATAGAACGAGTCGCTTCCCCAATTCCGGAAATGCGCGCTTATAATACACGTTCTCGCTTACCTCAAATACAATTACCAACGTTCGATGGAAAATATTCCAACTGGTCTCAATTCCGCGATCTTTTCgtctcattaattaataacaattcgGATTTGTCCAACGTGGAGAAATTTCATtacttaaaattaagtttaattaatgAGCCCGCTCAATTagtaaaaaacattattgtcAACAATGATAATTATGCAAGGGCATGGAACCTATTAATAGAACAATACGAGAATCGTCGTGAGTTAGTGGATTCTCAGGTTACAAACTTTCTTTCAATTCGACCGGTCAAGAACGAGTCCGCCGCTGAACTTAAACGTCTTGTCGCGGAAATTAAAGAGTCTCTTGGAGCTTTGGACGCCTTGGGTTGCCCCGTCGGTTATTGGGACAATTTAACTACACATTTAATTACGCGGAAATTAGATGTAGAAACGGTTAAAATATGGGAACAATCCATTAGCCATTATCGCGATCCTTGTACGTATGACGAACTGgtcgattttttaacaaatcgtGTTCATACACTCGAGGCTATCGAGAAACATCCTGGAAGTAAGAAAGTGGTTGCAAATGCTAATCCATTCAAAAATCTTAATGTGAAAGCCCATAACATTTCTTCAGCATCAAAGGGTTGCAGCTTGTGTGGTGCAGCACATTACATTGCTGCTTGCAGTGCCTTTCTATCAAAAACACCAGTTCAAAGGGCAGAATATGTTACGTCGCATCGTCTTTGCTTTAATTGTTTAGGAAAccattatcttaataaatgtCGCGTTTCTAAACGGTGTCattattgccaaaatttacatCATACCAGTCTTCATGATTCACCACCGGTAGCCAGATCTAGTAGTTCGAAATCACGAACAAACGATTCATCGACTAAGTCAAGTAACCCTAATCAACCCGCAATTCCGAGCACTTCACAAACCCAAAATTCTCCGTCAAGTCAcctcttaaatttatttcacatTAACACCCCAGTTCTACTCGCCACAGCAATCGTTCGAATTGTATCGCCTCAGGGAGATTATGTCATGGCTCGAGCACTTATTGACCAGGGATCAGAAGTTTCCCTTATTGCAGAATCTCTAGTGCAACAATTACGGCTATCACGCCGTCCGGCTAACATACCAATTGCTGGTATCGGCTCACAGCGATTTAGTGTATCCAATGGTATTGTGTCgatcaaattattttcacgTGTTAATccatttctttcattttcgGAGGAAGCTTTGATACTACCTAAGCTAACCTCATACTTGCCTCAAAAACAATTGCCACAGCTCCCGAACGATTTTATCGGCCTTCCATTTGCTGATCCTGACTTATCTTCTCCCAAGAAGATTGAATTAATTCTTGGTATCAAGCTATACACGAAAATAATGCAAAGCGAGCTTCGTTTGAGCGATGATGGTAATTTACTTGCTCAGAAAACTGCTCTTGGGTGGATTCTATCAGGTGTTGTCGATAACTCTTCACCTACCATCAATTCGAATCCTTACGGATTTCAACTGTCAATTGACCGTGAATTTGTGGACTTGATTCAAAAGTtttggaaaatagaagaagaaACAATAACTACACTTTATCTCAGTCCTGAAGATCATAAATGCGAAAAGCATTTTGACCAAACTTATACACGCACCAATTCTGGTCACTTCGTGGTACGGTTACCTTTCCGGCGAGATCACAAAGACTTGGGAACTTCGTATTCAATAGCtgttaaaacttttcttcGATCAGAACTGCGTTTTGCTCGCGATGAAACTTTCAAACGACGATATAGTGATTTCATGCAAGAGTACTTAAGTCTTAATCATATGCGTCCTATTaccgaaaatttaaaactgcCACATTATTACTTGCCTCATCACGGTATTGTTCGCGAGTCGAGTGAAACGACTAAACTTCGCGTAGTTTTCAATGGCTCACAGCAGACTTCAACCGGCATTTCTTTAAATGACTGTTTATATACGGGACCCAAATTGCAGAATGAATTGATTGATGTTTTATTGCGATGGAGGCGTCATTGTGTGGTATTCGTTTgtgatttagaaaaaatgtatCGGCAGATTTTGGTCCACGAACATGATCAACGTTTCCAACAAATAATTTGGCGGGAAAATCCAGATAATGGATTACAAAGTTACGCGCTTACAACAGTAACATATGGATTATCCTGTGCACCCTATCTCGCCATTCGGTGTTTACACGTTCTTGCCGAAGAGCATCGTAAAACTCTACCCGTGGGGTGTTCTGTTCTTCTCAAAGACACTTACGTTGATGACATTATCTCTGGTTCAGATACTATTGATGAAGTGCAAGAGCTTATCTTTCAGCTTAATCGCGTTTTGATGGCGGGCGGTTTTACCGCAAGAAAATGGGTCTCAAACAACCCTGACGCACTGTTCCATCTATCGCCTGATTTACTTTCAAAATCCGGGATTTTTAATGTTGAGAATAACGATTCTCCCCGTGCGCTAGGTTTATCGTGGAATAACAAGACCGACGAGTTTATCTTTCATTTCGAACATTTGGAAAGCGATGTTCCAATTACTACCAAACGCGGTGTTCTATCTTTTATTGCAAGGATGTTCGATCCTCTCGGTTGGCTTTCGCCAGTTATCGTAATTGCAAAAATCATTATGCAAGAAATTTGGACGCGAAATATCGGTTGGGACGATTCTTTACCTCTTGATCTACAACATCAATGGAATGCGTttcttaatgattttaatagcCTTCTAACAATACGTGTACCAAGGTGGATCGGTATATCTGGTTCGTGTGTATCGGTCGAGTTGCACGGTTTCGCGGATGCATCATTTAGTGCGTTTGGTGCCGTCGTATACGTTCGCGTGCTACGAGGTGATGAAGTGCGCGTTTCTGTGCTCATTTCGAAATCTAAAGTTGCGCCACTAAAAAGGGTCACAATACCGCGACTCGAATTGTGCGCCGCGCTGTTGCTCGCGAGGTTGGTAAAACGTGTGCGGTCTACTTTGGAGTGCGTCGATGTCCCGATCCACCTCTGGAGCGATTCCACCGTGGCCTTGTCCTGGATATGCAGTCATCCGTCACGATGGAAGGACTTCGTAAGGAATCGAGTTGTTGAGATTCAGGAGTTGAACCCGGTTCAATGGCGGTACGTACCAACCAAGGACAACCCGGCGGATTTGGTGTCTCGCGGCGTTCCGGCTGGAAGACTCCAGGGTGCAACTTTGTGGTGGTCTGGTCCGGAATGGTTGCAGCTACCTTCTTTCCGGTGGCTATCGCTTCGCCCAGTTCCTGATGATGACGCTAATGTGGAAGGACGACCTCTGCCTACTTCaaataacattatttcttCCGCAACTGGATGGGATTTAAAAGAAAGATTTTCCTCTCTCAACAAATTGCTCCGTGTTACCGCATGGTGCATgc CTACTTCGGCCATGCACTTGGAGCTTGCCACGGACTACACGACCGCTGGTTTTCTGGCCGCCTACAAACGCTTCTCTGGCAGAAGAGGAATTGCCGAATGTATATACAGCGACTGCGGAACTAATTTGATCGGCGCGGACCGGGAGCTCCGACGTATGTTCTCCGCCGCATCCCGGGAGTGGAGAGAAATAGCACATCTTCTTAGCGGCGATGGCACCAGGTGGAAATTTAACCCACCTGGAGCTCCTCATTTTGGCGGGAAGTGGGAAGCCGGTGTAAAATCCGTAAAGGGGCATCTTCGTAAGGTTGTTGGGTCCTCAATACTAACCTTCGAAGAATTTAACACCGTATTAATTCAAATTGAGGCAGTACTCAATTCACGACCTCTATGCCCCATATCAGACGACCCAAATAACTTTGATGTTCTTACACCGGCCCATTTTCTAATTGGTTCATCGCTTACCGTTGTTGCTGAGCCTTCTGTCTTCAACGAGAAGATATCTCGACTGTCAAGATGGCAACTTTTACGACATATGATCGAAGACTTCTGGAGTAAATGGGGGAAGATTTATTTGCAATCCATACATAATGGCACAAAGTGGTTCGAACAGAAAAATTTACCTCAGGTGGGACGGTTGGTGCTCATCCGGGACGAACGTCTTCCACCTGCCAAATGGTCTTTGGGTCGAATAACTGAGATTCACACCGGACCTGACAGTCACGCACGCGTAGCTACGTTGAAGACAGCAACAACAATACTTACACGCCCGTTCGCTAAATTAAGTGTTCTTCCGAATTGCGAAACATTGCAGTAA
- the LOC111416038 gene encoding uncharacterized protein — MMKVIFYKFISIYCLIKDLLGIPPGFANKTSFPIGVLVHICLLTLSFIIILCLIVSCIIIQIFLWGMDLWLMYKLGRNYGGRLIGQDAAMESTDEKIPISIIIILNHDEDRAALNKRLEETCKRVHNSLSKLSCTIERCLGFPYYVKNQVTDEDTCDYTKVNDKEYLTRDELLEHIRKNCMVNVINQKRLWYGRIFTQNVIWNKQSETKKQAAVMLVFRHSLADGVALIGFLKNFMIREKNPQLMQLDPKYTAKPKFSLDNAYIYRNLLTSNRDEPKFNVINNERHVVFYIEDEIKYVPLIKKIKNKLGIGFTEILIAGLTASLAEILARRGEKMDKCSTVVIFRPIDEDLVSIVNGTYNYNKLTNNSIPIVLNTQVTMKKESTMLDRLKSIGNELNKGKFSIDGLAYYELSNLGHLIPSPIVKQIVSHTSNLTAVATNVGGLKVGTIAGCEVEAAMSFITYFCNTCFVLSIISKDDRFQLALTMKENVVKSRKEAQDVIDNVFMFVDNLSEELQIQ, encoded by the exons ATGATGAAggtgatattttataaatttatatcgaTATATTGTCTGATTAAG GATCTGTTGGGAATACCGCCAGGTTTTGCCAATAAAACTTCATTTCCGATTGGTGTGCTAGTACACATATGTCTTCTCACGTTatcatttataattatattatgtTTGATCGTTTCATGTATTATAATACAAATCTTTTTGTGGGGAATGGATTTGTGGTTAATGTACAAATTGGGCCGGAATTACGGTGGTAGATTAATAGGACAAGACGCAGCTATGGAATCGACCGACGAGAAAATTCCGATTTCGatcataataattttgaatcatGACGAAGATCGGGCAGCCCTTAATAAACGGTTAGAAGAAACATGTAAAAGAGTACATAACAGTCTTAGTAAACTATCGTGTACAATAGAAAGGTGTTTGGGTTTTCCTTATTACGTAAAGAATCAAGTAACTGACGAAGATACCTGTGATTACACTAAAGTTAACGATAAAGAATATTTAACCAGAGATGAATTATTGGAACATATTCGCAAGAACTGCATGGTTAAcgttattaatcaaaaaaggtTATGGTATGGACGAATATTTACGCAGAACGTTATATGGAATAAACAAAGCGAAACGAAGAAACAAGCAGCGGTAATGTTAGTCTTCAGACATTCTTTGGCCGATGGTGTTGCTCTAATAggattcttaaaaaattttatgatccGTGAAAAAAATCCTCAACTTATGCAACTCGACCCAAAATATACAgcaaaaccaaaattttccctCGATAACGCTTACATTTATCGCAATCTACTCACTTCTAATCGAGATGAACCCAAATTTAATGTGATAAATAACGAACGTCATGTAGTCTTTTATATAGAAGACGAAATTAAATATGTTccgttaataaaaaaaatcaaaaataagttAGGGATAGGATTTACTGAGATATTAATTGCTGGATTAACCGCTAGTTTAGCGGAAATACTAGCGAGAAGAGGTGAAAAAATGGATAAGTGCTCCACAGTAGTTATATTTAGGCCCATAGACGAAGATTTAGTGAGTATTGTTAATGGAACGTacaattacaataaacttaCGAATAACTCAATACCAATTGTACTTAACACTCAAGTTACAATGAAGAAAGAATCTACGATGTTGGATCGGCTTAAATCCATTGGAAATGAActtaataaaggaaaattttcaattgatGGTTTG gCGTATTATGAACTTTCAAACCTTGGACATTTGATACCTTCTCCCATTGTAAAACAAATCGTTTCCCACACTAGTAACTTAACAGCAGTTGCAACTAATGTTGGTGGATTGAAAGTGGGAACAATAGCTGGATGTGAAGTTGAAGCAGCTATGTCATTTATTACGTACTTCTGCAATAcat gttttgttttatcgataatttcgAAAGACGATCGTTTTCAATTAGCTCTTACTATGAAGGAGAATGTTGTGAAAAGTAGAAAAGAAGCTCAAGATGTTATTGATAACGTATTTATGTTTGTTGATAATTTAAGTGAAGAATTACAAATCCAATAA